The Gadus chalcogrammus isolate NIFS_2021 chromosome 16, NIFS_Gcha_1.0, whole genome shotgun sequence DNA window aattactgcTTCTGTTTATGTtaaattatatttgttttgtggctgtgtgtgtgtgatttcctCTTTTTTTAAGATCGATCCCAATGTCCTCCTGCTCATGAATGACGACCAGTTAACCGAGTATCTACCATCATATGGAGACCGACTGGCTGTCCTTGGATATTGCAGATTGAAGGGGAAGAATCCTGTTGCCCGCAAATCAAAACTTTTTGAGCGACTGAAAGCCAAGTTAGCAAAAAGTGACGATCGTGAACACTTGTCTGAGAAGTTACCATGTCAAAATGCTCAGAAGAAAGAGCGTAAATTTGAAATTGGCTGGTTGAATTTCCGTGACGGGAAATTCTTACAAATGAGGGCCAAAAAGGGGGGCGGGACCAGGAAAATCTCTGTGTCCAAGAATTGTTGTAAAGATCAGTTAATTGAACAGGCCAAAAACCTGTTTTTCCCTGGTCAGAAAAATGCAGAAGGAAATGTTCAAGATTTTGCGATTGAACTAACTGATTTTCAGGAGCGCCCGTTAGATCCCCTGACTACAGTTGGGGATCTTTATGAAGTAACAAAGCTGCCCATTTTACGCTTTTACTTAGCAACAACCAAGAGGGATGGTTGCAGTGAGAATCAGCTTGCAGCCTCACCCAACCCCCCTAGGCCTAGTTTACCTCTAGCTGAAGGTCAGGAAACCGCAGATGTGGTATATGCTAGTAGCAGCAATGTCCTGTCTGATACAAACAGTGATCCTGAGCCCTTCGATTGCTCCACTGTTGAAATGACAGATTTGGCTAGTGTGAGCGAAGTTGATGCCGCCAATGCTGTAGATGACTTTGAGAATAGTGGCACAGTTACCTTTTTCCAAGGACACCTACATGATCTGGACTGGGTTAGCCTTGATGATACCTTACAAACGTCTCCTCGGGCATCAAGTTCATCTACTCCGACCCTAGATATTGCTCATGTGCCCATTGATCAGAGTGAAAGAACAAAGAGAATAATTGTTGTTCACCGTGGGCAGATCCTGAGAGAACTAATCACACATTTTTTGGACGCGAGTGTCATGCGAGATGATGTTTTCATCCAAGTAATTCTTCCCAATGGAAATTTGGAAATGGCAGTTGATGAAGGTGGCGTGTTAAGGGATGTGCTAACTGAATTTTGGCTGGACTTTTATGAGCAATGCACTTTAGGAAATGCTTTCAAGGTGCCTTTTCTACGCCATGATTTTGGTAAGCAGCAGTGGGAAAGCATTGGCAGAATAATAGCAATGGGTTGGCAAAAAGAGAAGTACCTGCCTATAAAAATAGCCCCAGTAATTTTGGAGAAAGTTGCCCTGGGAAGTGTGAAGAGTAGTCTTGTTGACTGCTTCCTGAAATAtgtcacagagtcagagagattgGTGTTTGAATCCTGCCGTTCAGATTTTGAAAGTGTGGATCAGGAAGAATTGATTGAAGTAATGGATCTCCACAGCTGTCGAAGAATGCCAACCGCTGATAATATTGAACAGCTCTTGGAGGAGCTTGCCCACCAAAAGCTGGTTCAAGAACCCGCCTTTGTCCTAGAGCAGTGGAGCAAGGTGCTTGCACCCTTTAGGTCAGATTTGGAAGGCATTTCAGAAGCGTATGTAAATCTTCATCCAACACTGAGGAAGGTGATTAGGTCTATCTCTTACCCCACTACTATGAACGACCAGCAGAAGAACATAGGAAAGCATCTTAGCACTTACCTTAGAGAATCTGACACACAGCACCTGTCTCTATTCCTTCGGTTTTGCACTGGCTCTGATTTGTTTCTTGGTAAGACCATTACTTTGAGCTTCACGAATTTGCAAGGTATGCAGAGACGGCCCATCGCCCACACATGTGGATGCTACTTGGAGTTGCCAATTGATTATGACAATTACCCGGATTTCAGACACGAAATGAACAAAGTATTGGAGAGTGGTGTGTGGGCAATGGACATAGTTTAGTTGATTCAGCTGCCATCAGCAGCCTCCTCATGTCAAGATGATTTAATGCAATATGTAATATGTAAATATGAAATTATATAATGTACTGATGTATTAATGTAATGAGATttaatatacatattttgataTGTTGGATTATGTAAATATGTTATTATATGTACTGTTGTATTAATGAAATGTCTTGAAGTCATCCCCACCAATACATAGTTTAGCAGATTCAGATGCCATCAACAGCCTCTTCATGTCGAGATTACTTAATTTTATGATTTTGAGATGCTGGATTATATGTAAATAGGAAATTATATAATGTAATGTGATTTAATGTAGAGACTTTGAGATGCTAGATTATATTTAATGTgtaaatatttaattatataatgaactattgtattaatgtaaTGTATTAAAGTTATCACCACCAATACATAGTTTAGCCGTTTCAGCTGCCATCAGCAGCTTATATATATCCCCAGCAATACTTATGTTGTTTTCTAAAGCTGTTTTATGggaagataataaaataataaaagttcATTAAATTGTGGCTAACTGTTTAGTTATTTCCCAATAATCAATATTGACGCATGATTAATATATTAAGTATAATGTttatatcaaatatatttatttttgcagtAGAAATGTCAACTTAATGTTAAAGACACTACAACGATTGGAGAAAAGGGGTTAAGACACACAGTATATTGTTAGGCTTGTATTGTTGCAGAACCAGTTAAAGCCTACTCTAGTTACAAATAGGTGCAAGTTAAGTTTTGCTAAATGAGCTGCAGTAGGCCTAATGCTGAATTAGGCCTACTGCAGCTCATCTAGCACAAACAACTACCCCTGCTTTTAAGGCTGTAGCAATTCATTGTTAATTAGCTGTCTAAGTCTTACATACAGATCTACTGTCTTGTACACGTCGTTAGTTAATTCAAGGCCATGCTCAGACATAAGCCCCACACAAATGTGAAACACATCTTCATCACATGGGAAGTCTTTGTAAACACACTCCCCCAAGCAGGCCTCGATCTTCTCCAGACTTGGGCGATACAGGTAGTCCGTGGCCCCGTAGAGTTGAGGCACTgcatggatgatggatggacggCCATGAGGACTTCGTGAGTTGTGCACTCGACGCATCCTGTGCTCATTCCAGATGAATGCGACCTCCTCCAGTTCTGCCTGATAAGACAAGGCTCAAAGTGAATACAAATGAAATGCAATGAATTGCATGAAAAAACTTTCCTGCAGACAGAAAGCAATGTGTGGTTCTTGTATTTAACTTTTTTGGTAAAACCAAATCAATAGTATAGtgtaacaataaaaataaaataatacaaataagaaTAAGCCACAGACAAAAAGAAAGCAGTGAATAGTGAAACTTACCTGAATTGTGGAAAGAAAACAGAACTGGACCAATGACTTGTCCAGGAAGGTGTCAGCGAAGTATCCATCCGATTTCAATTTATCGAAAAAGTCCATCCAAAACTGGGCGCACTGACTGCGTAATGTCAGCCACCATCTTTCAATGCGCTGGTTGCCAGTGCTTGGACCAAATGTGACATGTTCGATTTCAAGTTGACCCTCTGAAAAGTGCATGAATCTTTGCATTTCGGCCAAACGAACATTTTCTGTCCCTAAATCTACCCGTAATCGTTCAGGGCAACCTTGAGCTATTAGTACAGCATCCATGAAATAACCAGCAATCACGTTCGGATCATTATTAGTTTTGTATGCCTCCAGCCAGATGAGTCTCCTAGAAAAACCATCTATGCATCCACTTATACAGATCCCATACGGTTTAAGTTTGTCATAGCCGTCAATGTGCCAGACGTAATTGGGACCCCGGCTGTGATATACTCTCCGCCGTAGTCTATTTCTTGATCTCAGGTCAACTCCCTCACTGTCCAACAGCCGCAAGAGAACACGTACTGTTTCCCTGTCGGTAATAATGCCATTTATCCAACATTTTTGGTACATCCAACGGTAGCCATGACACTGCCCAGACGTTTGGAGTTGCGCTTCAATGAAAGCTGCCACCTCGGCCACATCTGTCTTGCCCTTCCTGCGCCACAATCTTTTCTCTCTCAGAATCCTTTCAAGTGTCCGCTTGCTCAGCACTACCCCATGCACCTCAGCCAATACTGCCAGAATTTCATCATTTGTATATCGTCTTTGGAAATATTGCTCAATGTGGTGATCCAACTCCATGACGTTACGACACTGATCTTAATGTAAACCATCTAGATGCAGCCTACTGTCATGACTTtatatctcgtaattatgactttaaatctcatTATTATGACTTTTTTATCTCGttattatgactttaaatctcataattatgactttaaatctcgtaattatgacttttaatctcgtaattatgactttaaatctcgtaattatgactttaaatctcgtaattatgactttaaatttcgtaattatgactttaaatctcgtaattatgactttaaatctcgtTATTATGACTTttaatctcgtaattatgactttaaatctcgtaattatgactttaaatctcgtaattatgactttaaatttcgtaattatgactttaaatctcgtaattatgactttaaatctcgtTATTATGACTTttaatctcataattatgagatagtttgtggtgttttttttttttcctgtggcGGGAATGGGCTTCCATACCAATTACActcaaaaaactttttttttttttttttttttcaatacattggtagtcaaggcggggccctagtcttgttaaggcggccgccttaacaagatagtgctgggggaaacccgGTCCATGATAGTGTGGACGGGCCTGCCCACGTGGGTCATCCTGCCCATGTGGGTTGGGCGGTGACATCACACGCACAGAGAAAAGCCCCGAGCAGCTCAGTGCAGTCTGGCCCAGACCCCGGACAGTGCTCTGTGTTGCGTGTAGGCTGTTATATGCCTTTTGTCGTTTTTGAAGCGTCAAAGAATACTAAGCTAATTTTAGAAATCGTTTGATTTATTGTATTCTGCAGGACGTTAAGTGTTGGTATTTAGTTTGTGGTTATCGAAACTAACGGTTGGACGCGGACATGAATGACATCAAACTGGCCGTGCTGGGCAGCGACGGAGTGGGGAAATCAGGTGAGGATGCGCCCTTGTGAGAGACAGCGGTCCCGTAGAGAGACCCCAGATAGCAAACAATCATTGAAACTATGTTAAATCAACATTCCGTTGTCAACATTAAATCATTGAATCAACATCTGAACTCTGATGTTGATTCTACATCATTTTGCACCATTTTTTAATATTGAAACAACGTTGAAATCCTATCCATAGATCAACGGAATTTCAATGGTATTTCAATTATCAGGAATATTGAAACAATGTTGAAATTTCAACTGAACTAAGGATCAACGTAATATCAATGGAATTTCAATCGTTATTAATATGATTACTAGGCATACGAAAATGTAATGCCCTAAATTAAATAGCCTATAATGAATATCCTGCTTTATCTACAGCCAAGATGTTAAAAAGTTATGTAAAATTTGAAAGCTTGTATGCCTATAGCCTAGCCTAAAACACGGACCACACCACACTGTTTAAGGTTAAAAAAACTAACATTTTATTACACGATTACATCACGTCACGTGATTACATCACGTCACTGACGTGACGTCTTCAACTCCCTCCTGCCCGGCCTGGCGCATAGCGCAGCCACTTTTGAACAGCCTGGGCAAAAGTGGATTGGGTGACGGCTGTCCCGAGCTGCTGTGTATTAGCAtctaaaacagaaaatacaagcacaatgcAAAAAATGAGCCTTCAAGTTAAACAGAACTCCCACAAATATGCACACTTTGAAACAAATTTGGCAGCgtaggggattttttttttaaatgatataCATATCCAGTGGGGGGGCTTCCATGGTGGCACGGGGGGCACCCGCCCCCCCTGTAATCTGATTGGCCACCCtgtatgcccccccctcccccccacccgaccaccaccacccactaaTGGTCATTGTTCAATAAATCAATGTTTATTCAATGTTTGCTTGctgtcaggttgttagggaacAGGGCGGCGAGGGTTCAGCGTCaggcaggcagacggacaggcaAGGACTCGACGACAGGCAGGTGGTCGGGCAGGCAGGGGTTTGGCGACCGGACTCTCTCGCccggggcgggactttacgtcctacgtcactcgctatgggtgtgcatgtgtgcgcgtagccgtttgtcacAGGGATCTGTGCACAAACTCCCCCTTGCActacaggattacgagcgtcagtgtcgttcgcgatggagggtgggtgacattcctacagtctgtgatgataggctatatttctacaaatgacttactattactagcgattaacatgacgaaacaacacgatctaagctaacattagactatagccataccagataacgccataccagctaaccctaactatttctattaaactctgaaccattttgcaacgggcaactgtgtgttgatgtgtcttattgcttcccacgtctgcctctgcatctttcccactcctggctaatagtttcagcttttgtactgtatatcagaaatgatcaccctgtaccacactgctgacttgttgatgttttgtgagcactcacgcataagtttcctactggagtcatcaaaactttggactttgtgttACTGTacgaaatattgtgttgcaaaaacactttgtgtcttacccttaccgttaccctaaccttaacccc harbors:
- the LOC130406583 gene encoding uncharacterized protein LOC130406583; the encoded protein is MELDHHIEQYFQRRYTNDEILAVLAEVHGVVLSKRTLERILREKRLWRRKGKTDVAEVAAFIEAQLQTSGQCHGYRWMYQKCWINGIITDRETVRVLLRLLDSEGVDLRSRNRLRRRVYHSRGPNYVWHIDGYDKLKPYGICISGCIDGFSRRLIWLEAYKTNNDPNVIAGYFMDAVLIAQGCPERLRVDLGTENVRLAEMQRFMHFSEGQLEIEHVTFGPSTGNQRIERWWLTLRSQCAQFWMDFFDKLKSDGYFADTFLDKSLVQFCFLSTIQAELEEVAFIWNEHRMRRVHNSRSPHGRPSIIHAVPQLYGATDYLYRPSLEKIEACLGECVYKDFPCDEDVFHICVGLMSEHGLELTNDVYKTVDLYVRLRQLINNELLQP
- the LOC130406582 gene encoding uncharacterized protein LOC130406582; its protein translation is MDELCEFLRSRNVPEENIKQLENDKIDPNVLLLMNDDQLTEYLPSYGDRLAVLGYCRLKGKNPVARKSKLFERLKAKLAKSDDREHLSEKLPCQNAQKKERKFEIGWLNFRDGKFLQMRAKKGGGTRKISVSKNCCKDQLIEQAKNLFFPGQKNAEGNVQDFAIELTDFQERPLDPLTTVGDLYEVTKLPILRFYLATTKRDGCSENQLAASPNPPRPSLPLAEGQETADVVYASSSNVLSDTNSDPEPFDCSTVEMTDLASVSEVDAANAVDDFENSGTVTFFQGHLHDLDWVSLDDTLQTSPRASSSSTPTLDIAHVPIDQSERTKRIIVVHRGQILRELITHFLDASVMRDDVFIQVILPNGNLEMAVDEGGVLRDVLTEFWLDFYEQCTLGNAFKVPFLRHDFGKQQWESIGRIIAMGWQKEKYLPIKIAPVILEKVALGSVKSSLVDCFLKYVTESERLVFESCRSDFESVDQEELIEVMDLHSCRRMPTADNIEQLLEELAHQKLVQEPAFVLEQWSKVLAPFRSDLEGISEAYVNLHPTLRKVIRSISYPTTMNDQQKNIGKHLSTYLRESDTQHLSLFLRFCTGSDLFLGKTITLSFTNLQGMQRRPIAHTCGCYLELPIDYDNYPDFRHEMNKVLESGVWAMDIV